One stretch of Oncorhynchus clarkii lewisi isolate Uvic-CL-2024 chromosome 1, UVic_Ocla_1.0, whole genome shotgun sequence DNA includes these proteins:
- the LOC139416105 gene encoding hypoxanthine-guanine phosphoribosyltransferase-like, with protein sequence MATYHQIPDDEKGYELDLFCVPKHYEEDLDRVIIPHGLIMDRTERLARDIVRDMGGHHIVALCVLKGGYKFFSDLLDYIKALNQNCDKSVPLTVDFIRLKSYCNDQSTNSVKVIGGDELSTLTGKNVLIVEDIVETGRTMETLLSLLSECNPKMVKVVSLLVKRTPRSSGYRPDYMGFEVPDWFLVGYALDYNEYFRDLGHICILNEKAKVKYKV encoded by the exons ATGGCCACCTATCACCAG ATACCTGATGATGAGAAGGGGTATGAGTTGGACCTCTTCTGTGTCCCCAAACACTATGAGGAGGATTTAGACCGGGTCATCATCCCTCATGGACTGATCATGGACAG gactGAGCGCCTGGCTCGTGATATAGTCCGGGACATGGGGGGACACCATATAGTAGCACTGTGTGTTCTCAAAGGAGGTTATAAATTCTTCTCCGACCTGCTGGACTACATCAAGGCCCTAAATCAGAACTGCGATAAGTCTGTCCCGTTGACTGTGGATTTCATTAGACTAAAGAGCTATTGC AATGACCAGTCTACAAACAGTGTCAAAGTTATTGGAGGGGATGAGCTCTCTACTCTAACGGGGAAG AATGTTTTGATAGTTGAG GACATTGTGGAGACTGGGAGGACTATGGAGACACTGCTATCACTGCTGAGTGAATGCAATCCAAAGATGGTCAAAGTGGTCAG CCTTCTAGTTAAGAGAACACCAAGGAGTTCAGGATACAGACCAGACT ACATGGGGTTTGAGGTGCCTGATTGGTTCCTGGTGGGATATGCCCTGGACTACAACGAGTACTTCAGAGATCTCGGT CACATCTGTATACTGAACGAGAAAGCAAAGGTGAAGTACAAAGTGTGA
- the LOC139406424 gene encoding 26S proteasome non-ATPase regulatory subunit 7-like produces MPDLAVENVVVHPLVLLSVVDHFNRIGKVGNQKRVVGVLLGSWHKKVLDVSNSFAVPFDEDDKDDSVWFLDHDYLENMYSMFKKVNARERIVGWYHTGPKLHKNDIAINELIKQYCTNSVLVIIDVKPKDLGLPTEAYFSVEEIHDDGTPTSKTFEHVTSEIGAEEAEEVGVEHLLRDIKDTTVGTLSQRITNQVHGLKGLNSKLLDIRSYLERVAADKLPINHQIVYHLQDVFNLLPDVNLLEFTKAFYLKTNDQMLVVYLASLIRSVVALHNLINNKISNRDAERKEGQEKEEGKKEKKEDKEKKDEKEKEKGDSSSKKDEKKKK; encoded by the exons ATGCCGGACTTAGCGGTAGAAAATGTGGTTGTCCATCCACTGGTGTTGCTCAGCGTGGTGGATCATTTTAATAG AATAGGGAAAGTAGGCAACCAGAAGCGAGTAGTGGGTGTTCTCCTCGGCTCTTGGCATAAGAAAGTCCTTGATGTGTCCAACAGCTTTGCAG TGCCATTTGATGAAGATGACAAGGATGATTCAGTGTGGTTCCTGGATCATGATTACTTGGAGAATATGTACAGCATGTTCAAGAAAGTCAATG CCAGAGAGAGGATAGTGGGTTGGTATCACACAGGTCCTAAACTACATAAGAATGACATTGCCATCAATGAACTCATCAAGCAATACTGCACCAATTCC GTATTAGTGATAATTGATGTAAAGCCTAAGGACCTGGGCCTGCCAACAGAAGCCTACTTTTCTGTGGAGGAAATACATGAT GACGGCACTCCGACCTCCAAGACGTTTGAACATGTGACCAGTGAGATCGGAgcagaggaagcagaggaggTGGGCGTGGAGCACTTGCTCAG AGACATCAAGGACACAACAGTGGGTACTCTGTCTCAGCGGATCACCAACCAGGTACATGGCCTGAAGGGACTCAACTCCAAGCTGCTGGACATCAGGTCTTACCTGGAGAGAGTGGCTGCAGACAAGCTTCCCATCAACCACCAAATCGTTTACCATTTACAGGACGTCTTCAACCTGCTTCCCGATGTCAACCTACTG GAGTTCACTAAGGCCTTCTACCTAAAGACCAATGACCAGATGCTGGTGGTTTACCTGGCTTCCCTTATCCGCTCAGTGGTGGCTCTCCACAACCTCATCAACAACAAGATCTCCAACCGTGATGCAGAGCGGAAGGAGGgacaggagaaagaagagggcaagaaggagaagaaagaggacaaggagaagaaggacgagaaagagaaggagaagggtgaCTCCTCATCCAAGAAagatgagaagaagaaaaaataa